A genomic region of Sulfobacillus acidophilus DSM 10332 contains the following coding sequences:
- a CDS encoding Amylo-alpha-16-glucosidase (PFAM: Amylo-alpha-1,6-glucosidase~COGs: COG3408 Glycogen debranching protein~InterPro IPR010401~KEGG: chy:CHY_0669 hypothetical protein~PFAM: Amylo-alpha-1,6-glucosidase~SPTR: Putative uncharacterized protein), with translation MTSRWRPEPIGGPRQLEVGNDGGLIVLKDGPLFLVQPADGHGPSPEAGLYFRDTRFLNGIEWWLEDERPVVLSSAIYHMNRAQIDMTNPDMVIEGRSILAHTLHLRLTLVVADRLYARVRMMNFSREAVPLTVRFRFAADFRDIFEIRGVVERTRRGFALGVETDQHEAMFRYAGLDDRLRTTRIVIDPEPDGWRPVDQFLEAVFHVILHPRTKVYRYFSVAAELGAGAGLSPVPLSRHFTWAALRQARAVRDWRDQCTAIETDNRVYNQMLRQATDDMRALMTTYPEGRIIDAGIPWYVAPFGRDAAITGIETLLLTPTIAEESLRFLAKLQGQALNDWRDEEPGKILHEFRQGELAGAGEIPHTPYYGSIDSTLWWLIAVYETYRFTNRLDFLKELAEPLIRAAEWVVRYGDRDGDGLLEYLRRSAVGLENQGWKDSFDSVMDEQGQLAEPPIALIEVQGYAYDAMKKAAELFRALGDTERAEWALEQARALRERFMDRFIQGPDKALVYALDGKKRPIRAKTSNEGHLLFTGILTPTEARQVIRRLFQADMVSGYGIRTLAQSAPFYNPMSYHNGSVWPHDNAIIAWGLKTQGAIKELMQLSQQLYEAAQFFPLGRLPELYCGFTRRAGAGPVQYPVACNPQAWSAAVPFFLLRLWLGITVHGHEVRIQQPELPPWINELYLDRLHIAGGTLSIEFARGRGITYANVVQREGPIKVMIEPGKN, from the coding sequence ATGACCAGCCGGTGGCGCCCTGAACCGATTGGCGGACCCAGACAACTCGAGGTGGGAAATGACGGGGGGTTAATCGTCTTAAAGGACGGCCCCCTCTTTCTGGTCCAACCCGCGGACGGGCACGGGCCTTCGCCGGAAGCCGGACTCTATTTTCGGGATACCCGGTTTTTAAACGGGATTGAATGGTGGCTCGAGGACGAACGCCCGGTCGTTTTGTCTTCCGCCATTTATCATATGAACCGTGCCCAAATCGATATGACCAATCCCGACATGGTGATCGAAGGACGTTCCATCTTGGCCCATACGCTTCATCTCCGTCTCACGCTGGTCGTTGCCGACCGGCTTTATGCCCGGGTGCGGATGATGAATTTTTCTCGAGAAGCGGTACCTTTGACGGTCAGGTTTCGGTTTGCCGCCGATTTTCGGGATATCTTCGAGATTCGGGGCGTCGTAGAAAGGACCCGGCGCGGATTTGCGTTAGGGGTTGAAACCGACCAACATGAGGCCATGTTTCGCTATGCCGGTTTGGACGATCGACTGCGAACCACTCGCATCGTCATCGACCCCGAACCCGATGGTTGGCGTCCTGTCGATCAATTTTTGGAAGCCGTCTTTCACGTCATCTTACATCCCCGGACGAAAGTCTATCGTTATTTTTCGGTGGCGGCGGAGCTTGGCGCCGGCGCGGGGCTGTCCCCGGTACCCTTGTCCCGGCATTTTACTTGGGCGGCGTTACGCCAAGCCCGGGCGGTGAGGGATTGGCGCGATCAGTGTACCGCGATTGAAACGGACAACCGGGTCTATAACCAGATGCTCCGGCAGGCGACCGATGACATGCGGGCGTTGATGACCACGTATCCCGAGGGTCGCATTATTGACGCCGGGATTCCCTGGTATGTGGCGCCGTTTGGGCGTGATGCGGCGATCACCGGCATTGAGACCTTGTTGTTGACGCCGACCATTGCGGAAGAGAGTTTACGATTTTTGGCCAAGCTGCAGGGTCAAGCCCTCAACGATTGGCGGGACGAGGAACCTGGTAAAATTCTTCATGAGTTCCGCCAAGGAGAGCTGGCAGGGGCTGGTGAAATCCCTCATACCCCCTATTACGGATCGATAGACAGTACGCTTTGGTGGCTGATTGCCGTGTATGAGACCTATCGCTTTACCAACCGATTGGATTTTCTGAAAGAACTGGCCGAGCCGCTCATCCGGGCGGCCGAATGGGTGGTCCGTTATGGGGACCGAGACGGCGACGGATTATTGGAATATCTCCGCCGTTCGGCCGTAGGATTGGAAAACCAAGGGTGGAAAGACTCTTTTGATTCGGTCATGGATGAGCAGGGGCAGTTGGCCGAACCGCCAATCGCGCTGATTGAAGTACAGGGGTATGCCTATGATGCGATGAAAAAAGCGGCGGAGCTCTTTCGGGCGTTAGGGGACACCGAGCGGGCCGAGTGGGCTCTAGAACAAGCCCGCGCGCTTCGCGAGCGGTTTATGGACCGCTTTATCCAAGGGCCGGATAAGGCGTTAGTGTATGCCCTCGATGGAAAAAAGCGGCCCATTCGGGCGAAAACGTCCAACGAAGGCCACCTGTTATTTACCGGTATTCTAACGCCAACGGAAGCGCGTCAGGTGATTCGGCGGCTCTTTCAGGCCGACATGGTGTCAGGGTACGGGATTCGTACGTTGGCCCAAAGCGCGCCCTTTTATAACCCGATGAGCTATCATAACGGGTCGGTCTGGCCGCACGATAACGCGATTATTGCCTGGGGCTTAAAGACTCAGGGAGCCATTAAGGAACTCATGCAGCTGTCCCAGCAATTATACGAGGCGGCCCAATTCTTTCCCTTAGGGCGCCTGCCGGAACTCTATTGCGGATTTACCCGCCGAGCCGGAGCCGGGCCTGTGCAATATCCGGTGGCGTGTAACCCCCAAGCCTGGTCGGCGGCGGTTCCTTTCTTTCTGTTACGGCTTTGGCTCGGGATTACCGTGCATGGCCACGAAGTCCGGATTCAGCAACCGGAGTTGCCGCCGTGGATCAACGAACTCTATCTCGATCGCCTGCACATCGCCGGGGGCACCCTTTCCATCGAATTCGCTCGTGGCCGTGGCATCACCTATGCCAATGTGGTCCAACGTGAGGGACCGATTAAGGTGATGATTGAACCCGGCAAAAATTAA
- a CDS encoding glycosyl transferase group 1 (PFAM: Glycosyl transferases group 1~COGs: COG0438 Glycosyltransferase~InterPro IPR001296~KEGG: adg:Adeg_1477 glycosyl transferase group 1~PFAM: Glycosyl transferase, group 1~SPTR: Glycosyl transferase group 1), protein MLPCVLVLPCSKIRRNSNDLNGIRLRLEEGLCGGVSQMRIAELHWAFPPTIGGVETHLSILGPALVQRGHQVALLTGQPGGLPAKSVVKGMPVYRTSLLDLNRMSPKLFEEKATDLFNEIGEFLSRVNPDVIHVHNWHYFSPIPLEAVLAWNRHHGRGLVLTAHNSWHDALFQQMAQYAPAYDAVIAVSQHTLDDMVEWGYARDQMRVVHHGVTTDWLQEPPNPQYVFAAMKGRPVIFHPARMSLAKGSLVVVEAFRLVRQYVPDAYLLLAGTSLTVDWDSVQNREIQQIQDKIREYHLEEHVGIYTFQWPEIRAAYDAADVVVYPSVFPEPFGIVVIEAMAREKPVVVTRAGGMPEIVRHRQSGWIVDPNHPEALAEALKTLLTDRPLAARLAAGARQRVWDWFTAERMVKETESILLAATGVEISHDQPVAP, encoded by the coding sequence ATGTTACCATGCGTCCTAGTTTTGCCGTGTTCGAAAATCCGACGGAATTCGAACGACCTTAACGGAATAAGACTACGGCTAGAGGAAGGATTGTGTGGAGGTGTCAGCCAAATGCGCATTGCCGAATTGCATTGGGCTTTTCCCCCGACAATTGGTGGGGTGGAGACCCATCTGTCGATTTTGGGACCGGCGTTGGTTCAGCGAGGGCATCAGGTCGCGTTGTTAACCGGACAACCAGGGGGGCTACCGGCTAAATCCGTGGTGAAAGGCATGCCGGTCTACCGCACGTCCTTATTGGATTTGAATCGGATGTCACCGAAACTGTTTGAGGAAAAGGCGACCGATCTGTTCAACGAAATCGGCGAATTTTTGTCGCGGGTCAACCCGGATGTGATCCACGTGCATAATTGGCACTACTTTTCTCCTATCCCCTTAGAAGCGGTATTGGCGTGGAATCGGCATCACGGACGGGGCCTGGTGCTGACCGCCCACAACAGTTGGCATGACGCGTTGTTTCAGCAGATGGCGCAATATGCGCCCGCTTACGATGCGGTGATTGCGGTCAGTCAACACACGCTCGACGACATGGTGGAATGGGGCTATGCCCGTGACCAAATGCGGGTCGTGCATCATGGGGTGACGACCGATTGGCTGCAAGAGCCCCCTAACCCGCAATATGTGTTTGCGGCGATGAAAGGGCGACCGGTGATTTTTCATCCCGCACGCATGAGTCTGGCGAAAGGATCGTTAGTGGTCGTGGAAGCGTTTCGGCTGGTACGGCAATATGTCCCCGACGCCTATCTCCTGTTGGCGGGCACGAGTCTCACGGTCGACTGGGATAGTGTGCAAAATCGCGAGATCCAGCAAATCCAGGACAAAATTCGAGAATATCACCTCGAAGAGCATGTTGGCATATATACTTTTCAGTGGCCGGAAATTCGGGCGGCGTATGACGCCGCCGATGTCGTCGTCTATCCGTCGGTATTTCCCGAACCCTTTGGGATTGTGGTGATTGAAGCGATGGCGCGGGAAAAACCGGTTGTCGTCACGCGTGCCGGTGGGATGCCGGAAATTGTCCGACATCGCCAAAGCGGGTGGATCGTGGATCCGAATCATCCGGAGGCGTTAGCCGAGGCGCTGAAAACGCTCTTGACCGATCGCCCGCTGGCCGCCCGGTTGGCGGCCGGTGCGCGGCAACGCGTGTGGGATTGGTTTACGGCGGAACGCATGGTCAAAGAGACCGAAAGCATTCTATTAGCGGCAACGGGAGTGGAGATATCACATGACCAGCCGGTGGCGCCCTGA
- a CDS encoding dTDP-4-dehydrorhamnose reductase (PFAM: RmlD substrate binding domain~TIGRFAM: dTDP-4-dehydrorhamnose reductase~COGs: COG1091 dTDP-4-dehydrorhamnose reductase~InterPro IPR005913~KEGG: ipa:Isop_3015 dTDP-4-dehydrorhamnose reductase~PFAM: dTDP-4-dehydrorhamnose reductase~SPTR: Putative dTDP-4-dehydrorhamnose reductase): MPGSPRHLVIGASGQVGGALWKALSADSRLTVTGTYGSRETPGLYPLDMTDATRVEEAFSAWRPDVVWLPAAQADVDACQRDPDGSARINVTGPYTVMQAAAERRATLVFYSTDYVFDGEAGPYDETAPTHPLQHYGSQKTEAERLLLQYEKTVVIRPAWIYSREPGPRNFIWRLVHAARTHQPIRAAVDQISTPTPADALATMSIRAVDDGFRGILHLVGPERLSRYQLTENILRLAGLTNVTIEPVTLALLKLPAPRPLNGGLITQYSTYRITESLHDLPWDQFR, encoded by the coding sequence ATGCCCGGTAGTCCACGCCATCTCGTTATCGGCGCCTCGGGGCAAGTCGGCGGAGCCTTATGGAAAGCCTTGTCGGCCGATTCCCGGCTGACCGTGACGGGGACCTATGGCAGTCGGGAAACCCCGGGACTATATCCCCTCGATATGACGGATGCGACTCGGGTGGAGGAGGCGTTTAGCGCGTGGCGTCCCGATGTCGTCTGGTTGCCGGCGGCTCAGGCCGACGTCGATGCATGCCAACGGGATCCCGACGGTAGTGCGCGGATTAATGTGACGGGTCCTTATACGGTGATGCAGGCGGCGGCCGAACGTCGTGCGACGTTGGTGTTTTATTCGACCGATTATGTTTTTGACGGGGAAGCCGGCCCTTACGACGAAACGGCGCCGACGCATCCTTTGCAACACTACGGCAGCCAAAAGACGGAAGCGGAACGGCTCTTGTTACAGTATGAAAAGACCGTCGTGATTCGCCCCGCCTGGATCTATAGTCGGGAGCCGGGACCGCGAAACTTTATTTGGCGGTTGGTCCACGCGGCCCGGACGCACCAGCCGATTCGGGCGGCCGTCGATCAAATCAGCACCCCAACGCCGGCCGATGCCTTGGCCACGATGTCGATTCGCGCCGTGGACGACGGTTTTCGGGGAATTCTTCATCTCGTCGGTCCCGAGCGGCTGAGCCGCTATCAGCTGACCGAAAATATCTTGCGTTTGGCAGGGCTGACGAACGTGACCATCGAGCCGGTGACATTGGCGTTGCTCAAGTTGCCGGCGCCCCGTCCGTTAAACGGAGGGCTCATCACCCAATATTCGACGTACCGTATCACCGAGAGCCTTCACGATCTGCCGTGGGATCAGTTTCGTTAA
- a CDS encoding hypothetical protein (PFAM: Dinitrogenase iron-molybdenum cofactor~COGs: COG1433 conserved hypothetical protein~KEGG: nca:Noca_2700 hypothetical protein~SPTR: Putative uncharacterized protein) yields MKVAIAVTPDGMVGGGWGKARDVALATVENGAIQDWQVEHVEWDRLHDEGGEGQHHARIARFLLDHQVNQVITGHMGPGMEHMLGRMGIQIVTGVSGPAKDVVLQHAR; encoded by the coding sequence ATGAAAGTGGCGATTGCCGTAACCCCGGACGGAATGGTGGGCGGCGGGTGGGGCAAAGCCCGTGACGTCGCGTTGGCGACGGTAGAAAACGGGGCGATTCAAGATTGGCAGGTAGAGCACGTCGAGTGGGATCGGCTGCATGATGAGGGCGGCGAAGGCCAACACCATGCGCGGATTGCACGGTTTTTACTGGATCATCAGGTCAACCAGGTCATCACCGGCCACATGGGTCCCGGGATGGAACATATGTTAGGCCGGATGGGGATTCAAATCGTAACCGGGGTGAGCGGACCGGCTAAAGACGTGGTTTTGCAGCATGCCCGGTAG
- a CDS encoding beta-lactamase domain protein (PFAM: Metallo-beta-lactamase superfamily~COGs: COG0491 Zn-dependent hydrolase including glyoxylase~KEGG: aac:Aaci_1030 beta-lactamase domain protein~SPTR: Beta-lactamase domain protein), whose translation MAIFSAGDGIWGIDLFEEGRPYRSSAYVILAEEPTLVETGSARSHEALVEGLREVGLSLEQLRHVIVTHVHLDHAGGVGQVMQKAPQAILHCHPRAARHLIDPSRLEEGARAVYGEQLEDLFGPLVPVPAAQVVIEDDQSVVNLGDRELVFYDTPGHAKHHTCVLDRHTGGLFSGDTVGIRYQPGYTGWSFVYGFPTTTPSDFDPEVMLKTLSRLEGLGITRIYHTHFGVTEPAADAFRFSRHGIQVIQEFLPRLTPDSSLEEVRQTLMGAIRQDLRQHGHEVANVNPLSLDIMLNSQGILVYLQKRAAGKL comes from the coding sequence ATGGCGATTTTTTCGGCAGGGGATGGCATTTGGGGGATCGATCTTTTCGAAGAGGGACGCCCCTATCGCTCCTCGGCGTACGTCATTTTAGCGGAAGAGCCCACACTTGTAGAAACCGGATCGGCTCGCTCTCATGAAGCCTTGGTCGAGGGATTGCGGGAAGTCGGGCTCTCGCTGGAACAGCTGCGGCATGTGATCGTTACCCATGTGCACCTGGATCATGCCGGGGGAGTGGGACAGGTCATGCAAAAAGCCCCCCAAGCGATCTTGCACTGTCATCCGCGGGCGGCCCGGCATCTGATTGATCCGAGCCGGCTTGAAGAAGGGGCGCGTGCCGTTTACGGGGAGCAACTGGAGGACCTGTTTGGACCCTTGGTGCCGGTGCCCGCCGCACAGGTCGTCATAGAAGACGATCAATCGGTGGTGAATCTGGGGGACCGAGAATTGGTTTTTTACGATACTCCAGGACATGCGAAGCATCATACCTGTGTCCTCGATCGGCACACCGGGGGGCTTTTTTCTGGGGATACGGTCGGCATTCGGTACCAGCCCGGCTATACCGGCTGGTCTTTTGTCTATGGATTTCCGACCACCACCCCGTCCGACTTTGATCCGGAGGTGATGCTGAAGACCTTATCCCGGTTAGAAGGGTTGGGTATTACCCGCATCTATCACACCCACTTTGGGGTGACCGAGCCGGCTGCGGACGCTTTTCGGTTTTCCCGCCACGGGATTCAGGTGATTCAGGAATTTTTACCCCGGTTGACACCCGATTCCTCTTTGGAGGAGGTACGTCAGACATTAATGGGAGCCATTCGGCAGGATTTGCGACAACACGGTCATGAGGTGGCGAATGTCAACCCGTTGTCTTTGGATATCATGCTGAATAGCCAAGGGATATTGGTGTACCTGCAAAAGCGGGCAGCCGGTAAGTTATAA
- a CDS encoding Ribulose-bisphosphate carboxylase (PFAM: Ribulose bisphosphate carboxylase large chain, catalytic domain~COGs: COG1850 Ribulose 1 5-bisphosphate carboxylase large subunit~InterPro IPR000685~KEGG: esi:Exig_0430 2,3-diketo-5-methylthiopentyl-1-phosphate enolase~PFAM: Ribulose bisphosphate carboxylase, large subunit, C-terminal~PRIAM: Ribulose-bisphosphate carboxylase~SPTR: 2,3-diketo-5-methylthiopentyl-1-phosphate enolase), whose protein sequence is MKPGQPADRCGANSDGVSREMREVLALFRLGKGGFSMADDNTVYITARYRVPWQQDVTKRAEHIAVGMTVGSWTDLPDARKPHLRRYLGQVKDVWRDGSDALMDIQYPLENVRPHIASLLTVVFGKVSLDGQIRLEGLELPSAYTDQFPGPRWGIPGIRQILNVPQRPLVMSIFKSENGRYLDEFADAFEAQINGGVDLVKDDEIFLADQFAPLVERIQVARDRLNERTQRTGQKGLYIVNVNGSPATILKTCEKAARAGADGFLISGYTVGLDILSDIRRENIPGILVLHPAFVGGQIADSHFGVHPAILLGTLPRLAGADIVLYPSPYGSVSLPAADSFAVAENLRASDDGHLPVWPGPSAGIHVGMLPTLFRDFGPDVIINAGGAVHGHPDGTEAGARVLVEAAQRFQEVTAQ, encoded by the coding sequence ATGAAACCTGGGCAACCGGCCGACCGGTGCGGTGCCAATTCCGACGGCGTGAGCCGGGAGATGAGAGAGGTTTTGGCCCTCTTTCGTCTAGGGAAAGGGGGTTTTTCCATGGCAGATGACAACACGGTCTATATTACGGCACGCTACCGAGTGCCGTGGCAGCAAGATGTAACGAAACGCGCCGAACACATCGCCGTCGGTATGACGGTCGGATCCTGGACCGATTTGCCGGATGCGCGAAAGCCCCATCTACGGCGGTATCTGGGCCAAGTCAAAGATGTATGGCGAGACGGTTCCGATGCGCTGATGGACATCCAATATCCGTTGGAGAACGTCCGGCCCCACATCGCCTCGCTATTAACCGTGGTATTCGGCAAAGTCTCTTTAGATGGCCAAATTCGGCTGGAAGGCCTCGAGCTGCCTTCCGCCTACACGGACCAATTTCCTGGCCCTCGTTGGGGAATTCCCGGTATTCGGCAAATTTTAAACGTACCCCAACGTCCTCTGGTGATGTCGATCTTCAAGAGTGAAAACGGACGATATCTTGACGAGTTTGCCGACGCTTTTGAAGCGCAAATCAATGGCGGCGTGGATCTGGTTAAAGACGACGAAATCTTTCTGGCCGATCAATTCGCGCCATTAGTCGAACGGATTCAAGTAGCCCGTGATCGACTGAACGAACGGACCCAGCGTACGGGACAAAAAGGCCTTTACATCGTCAATGTCAACGGGTCACCGGCCACGATTCTCAAAACCTGTGAAAAAGCCGCGCGGGCAGGAGCCGACGGATTTCTCATCAGCGGATACACGGTAGGATTGGACATTTTGAGCGATATTCGGCGAGAAAATATTCCGGGCATCTTGGTCCTTCATCCGGCGTTTGTGGGCGGACAAATCGCCGATAGCCATTTCGGCGTGCATCCCGCCATTTTACTAGGCACTTTGCCACGGCTGGCCGGGGCCGACATCGTCTTATATCCCTCGCCCTACGGCAGCGTTTCGCTACCGGCGGCCGATTCCTTCGCAGTTGCCGAGAACCTCCGGGCTTCGGACGATGGTCATCTCCCGGTGTGGCCCGGCCCTTCCGCGGGCATTCATGTGGGGATGCTACCTACGCTCTTTCGGGATTTTGGTCCCGATGTCATTATTAATGCCGGGGGTGCGGTCCATGGCCATCCGGACGGCACCGAGGCCGGTGCCCGGGTGCTGGTCGAGGCCGCTCAACGGTTTCAGGAGGTAACAGCGCAATGA
- a CDS encoding 2-hydroxy-3-keto-5-methylthiopentenyl-1-phosphate phosphatase (TIGRFAM: Haloacid Dehalogenase superfamily, subfamily IB, phosphoserine phosphatase-like; 2-hydroxy-3-keto-5-methylthiopentenyl-1-phosphate phosphatase; 2,3-diketo-5-methylthio-1-phosphopentane phosphatase~COGs: COG4359 conserved hypothetical protein~InterPro IPR006384:IPR006383~KEGG: ppy:PPE_02690 2-hydroxy-3-keto-5-methylthiopentenyl-1-phosphate phosphatase (HK-MTPenyl-1-P phosphatase)~SPTR:2-hydroxy-3-keto-5-methylthiopentenyl-1-phosph atephosphatase;~TIGRFAM: Pyridoxal phosphate phosphatase-related; HAD-superfamily hydrolase, subfamily IB, PSPase-like) yields the protein MTPPPFVVVSDFDGTITEKDLVVALTTFVDPANIERVRQINHRQLALKPGLAQLFSTLPSSRRTEYEAFCAQNGRLRTGYHAFRQALADQGIPFYLVSNGLDFIIDAVLGPPTAGEYRITNRAIFDTSVITIDWQYPCEPPCPGGCGLCKHRVIRELQSHYQAPVVLIGDGITDWNGAQVADRVYARARLSEMMTAHHMPYRPFDTFNEVWQDLSDALAHPDIFQGR from the coding sequence ATGACCCCTCCTCCGTTTGTCGTTGTCTCGGATTTTGACGGAACGATCACCGAAAAAGATCTGGTGGTTGCTCTCACTACCTTCGTCGATCCCGCAAATATCGAACGGGTTCGCCAAATCAATCACCGTCAATTGGCGCTGAAGCCGGGGCTCGCCCAACTGTTTTCCACCTTGCCGTCCAGCCGCCGAACCGAGTACGAAGCTTTCTGTGCCCAAAACGGGCGACTGCGCACCGGGTATCACGCATTTCGACAAGCGCTGGCCGACCAAGGGATTCCCTTTTACCTGGTTTCGAACGGACTGGATTTCATCATTGATGCCGTCTTAGGACCGCCGACCGCCGGGGAATACCGCATCACCAATCGGGCCATATTTGACACCTCGGTGATTACAATCGATTGGCAATATCCTTGCGAACCTCCTTGCCCGGGAGGGTGCGGCTTATGTAAACATCGCGTCATTCGGGAACTTCAATCCCACTATCAAGCGCCTGTCGTCTTAATCGGAGACGGCATCACGGATTGGAACGGCGCCCAAGTCGCCGACCGGGTATACGCACGCGCACGCCTGAGCGAGATGATGACCGCACATCACATGCCCTATCGGCCTTTTGACACTTTTAACGAGGTGTGGCAGGACTTAAGCGATGCCCTGGCCCATCCCGATATTTTTCAAGGACGGTGA
- a CDS encoding Methylthioribulose-1-phosphate dehydratase (PFAM: Class II Aldolase and Adducin N-terminal domain~TIGRFAM: methylthioribulose-1-phosphate dehydratase~COGs: COG0235 Ribulose-5-phosphate 4-epimerase and related epimerase and aldolase~HAMAP: Methylthioribulose-1-phosphate dehydratase~InterPro IPR017714:IPR001303~KEGG: gym:GYMC10_2265 methylthioribulose-1-phosphate dehydratase~PFAM: Class II aldolase/adducin, N-terminal~PRIAM: Methylthioribulose 1-phosphate dehydratase~SPTR: Methylthioribulose-1-phosphate dehydratase;~TIGRFAM: Methylthioribulose-1-phosphate dehydratase), translating into MIPLDFTPVSTLMTISRRLAEYGWLPATSGNLSLKAPDTSVWITRSGADKQVLAAEDILHMSPSGMILAGQGKPSFETAIHLAIYQVTDATAVFHVHTVANNLIARYGTHGTVTLGPHEMVKALDHWEETAQLHLPVLPNLLDMDQLARRIVDRLDPKVPGILLENHGIYVFGRSPALALRYLEAWEFLFRWTLESRLHDALDRLLLLNNRI; encoded by the coding sequence GTGATTCCCCTGGATTTCACGCCGGTATCCACTCTCATGACCATAAGCCGTCGGTTGGCCGAATACGGCTGGCTGCCCGCAACCTCCGGTAATCTTTCGCTAAAAGCTCCGGATACCTCGGTCTGGATTACCCGTAGCGGAGCCGACAAACAGGTCTTGGCGGCCGAGGACATTTTACACATGAGTCCTTCCGGTATGATATTAGCCGGCCAGGGGAAGCCCTCTTTTGAGACGGCCATTCACTTGGCCATTTACCAGGTAACCGACGCGACCGCGGTGTTTCACGTCCACACTGTCGCCAATAACCTGATCGCTCGATACGGCACACACGGCACGGTCACGCTCGGTCCCCATGAAATGGTGAAAGCCCTGGACCATTGGGAAGAGACCGCCCAATTGCATCTACCCGTTTTGCCCAATTTGTTGGATATGGACCAACTTGCCCGGCGCATCGTTGACCGTCTCGACCCCAAGGTGCCGGGGATCCTCCTCGAAAATCATGGGATCTATGTGTTCGGCCGGTCTCCGGCCCTGGCGCTGCGCTATCTCGAAGCGTGGGAGTTTTTATTTCGGTGGACGCTGGAAAGTCGGCTCCATGATGCGTTGGATCGCTTGTTATTGCTCAATAATCGGATATAG